Part of the Antennarius striatus isolate MH-2024 chromosome 6, ASM4005453v1, whole genome shotgun sequence genome, AACCAGCGTGCGTGGAGAACGTTTAGTTGATGAATGTTCCACTGAGGTCTGTAAATTTGGAAATGTTCTGTAAAATCAGAACTAAAGGCCATGAAGTGGCTAAAATgctctgcagagccacacagatccagcatctgattggttgatcaCTCTGGTTTCTGTTGCTAACCTGACAAATAGATTTAGGAACACAAACAGTTCTTAACTTCACGTCAGGACAAAAGTATCTCTGGCTGAAAATGGGGATTTTAACAAAGATGACAACTACAGCTAGCTTAGTTAAGCTAATGCTACATATGATGTTCACACTGTGAggtgagtcaagttgtttcacaACAAGAACCTAGAAAAAGTCTCTCACGTGTGATGTCACATGATATGCTAAAGCTAATTGGACCATGTAAGGGCTAGGACAGAGCTACTAGCTATAACATGTTAGCACATTCATACATAATTTATGTCCTTTTCTTCAGAGATCATTATCTGGAGGCGCAGTAGGTAAACCAACACGGCTTCAATTGGCACCACTTAATGGAGAACGAgccttaaatgtatttttgactGTTAAATCAGAGAAAGATCCATCATCTCCAGCTTCAAtgagatttattttatgaaaggggtcagaaacatttctgtttttccagTGGCTTGCTGGAGCTGAAGTTTGTTCAAATGGACAGATTTGACAGGTTAGCAACAGTTAAGCAACAAGGCAAGAGTGAGCCCTTGTATTTTTCACCGAGTCATCTGATTTACTGATAATGTAGAAAAACTGATCACATCAATGAGGAACCAGCATgtggtaaccatggcaacagaacaCTGCTTGATTGGCTGTTCACTCCAGCCAAAAAGCTGTTTGGTCTTTCACGTCTCGAGACCTGCTTTAAACATGAATCCGCTTACGGGATTGGCTGACGGGTTCACTCTGAATGCCTGCAGAGTGGTGTATGAaaagccaatcagaagctggTCTCATTCATGTGTGGTTTGGGGCTGGTGGGCGGACCGCCGGCGGGACTGTCCGGACCTGCCGGGCTCTCGGGGGACGCCGGAGCATCAGGAGGTGATGCTGCAGCACCGCGCTGAGGAGAGACAGGCGCCGGAGACCGACTGGGGCTCATGGCTGGGGTTTGGGGAGAGGCGGGGGCTTGATGAAGACGTGGGAGTGGCTCTGCAatgcgatgatgatgatgataagtAGGAAGGGTTTCCTGGAGAGTTGCGTGCAGCAGGTGACACAGAGAAGGTGGTGGGGGTCCTGCTCCCGAATCTGGCCTCTAGCTCGCTGCATACCGCTAAGCTTCGTCTGGCGCCTTCTGATCCCAACAGGGACCCGAACCCGGACCCTGGAGCGCTTTCAGAGCTCTTCGCCAGCTCCTGGCAGCGCTCAACAAAGCTCCCCCTCCGTAAGGACCCACAGTCTCTGTCCCGATCTGGTCTGGGCCGGGATCTGGCGTTCTGGCTGGGGCTGGAGGGTGTTCATGTAGGTTGGGATGGCGAGGGTCTGCGGTCCGGGTCCGGCCGAGCAGCTGGGGTCTCTGATGGGTTTGGTGAGGGGAAGGGGAGGAGGCCCCTGGCGAGGGAGGCTGCCACACAGGGAGGCAGAGGAACCCGAGGTGGAGGAACCTCCTCGTCCTCCAGAGTGGAGGCGCTCCATTCGGAAGCCGTCACTCAGCTGAGAGTGGAGGCTGGAGGGGAGGGAGGTGCAACAgtcaacaacaataacaacaagagAGTCCCCTAAATAAAGCTCTTCCtttaataaaactgtaaattaaacattttaaagtcattttattgTTCCAGCAAGGATCACATAACCTCCTTTCAAGTTCTACAGGGTTGATAAAGACTAACaaactgtatatgtgtgtgtgtgtacctgcaggTGGAGGCCCGCGGCGTGCTGTCAGGTGTTCTGGTCAGAGCCAGATCACACTGGTCCAAAAGCTCCAGCAGCTCTCCTCCGTGGGCCCACCCAGCGCTGTGAGACAACCAATGAGAGCCCTCATTACCGACCAATGACAGAGCATTCTGAACACCGGCGGTGACTTCTTCACCAGCCTCACCTCTGATGTCGACTTTTCCAGCGATGTCCATGGCGGTTGTTAGGTCCCACATCTGGATGCTGCCGTTGCTATGGCCGCTGAAGAGGTAGCGACGCGGGCGGGAGCCGATGCGACTCGAGCCTTCGCACTCGTGGACCATGAAGGCGGTGATGGAGGTGCCGTCCACTGAGCGCACCTCACAAACCCTGAAAGAGAGTTGGTGACATCACTGAGCTGGAGCTCCTTTGACGTACTTTATAAATGCCGATCAATGAAACTCCTCCTCTGCCTTCTGATTGGTTAAAGGAGAAGCTTCTGCTGCTACAGCCTAATGTGGACATTCACCTCTTCCCATTGGACGACAGCCTCACGTAAAGTTTATCTGTGTCCGGTACGACTCGCTGGATGAACACCTGCTGGTCATCTCTTTCTCCAAACGGACCTgaaacacacgacacacaccgCTGACTTTGCGTTGCCTCCTGAACCTGTACGTTTTCTGGTGTTTCAGACGGAGAACTGATGTTCATCTAAACAAAATGCTCCTGAACAACAAAGAAAAGCTAAGACGAAACTGAAACAGTTCAGGACGATGCTGAGCAAGGCTCCGCCCTTTGACCCCTGAGATTTATCGTTACCTATCTCTGTGCCGGCACTGCAGCCTCCGTGTCCGTCGACGTCATCCAGGCTTGAGGATCTTGAAGGAGGTGAGTGGCGTGGATCCAGGCTGAGTGGAGATCATCCCTCTGAACCGGGTCACTGTCCAGGTCCGGACATGGTTGTTGTCGGCACAAACTGAGATGGCACATGTGAGCATCTAGAGGTCACGTGATCATTTAATGTTGCGTTTCAACACGTCACAGCCGTCATACCTGAGATGAGGTGTTTCTCTGACAGCATGATCTTGGTGACGGGGCTGCGATGGACAGAAAACGTCTGGAAGAGCTGTGGACCCGAGCCGACCGTCTCTGGATGCTGAACGATGACTCGAACTGTCCCGGAGCTGGTCCCATACGCAATCTCAATCCAGTTCCCGCTGTcacctgatcacatgaccaacaTGTTTATGACATTTATAGCAGACAGGTTGTGTTCTACTGATTGGTCACTGGTTTCAGTGAGCGGTATGGTATTAGATCAAGTCCCTTACTTGATTTGGGAGTGAGGTAGACGCTGAGGGCGGTGATGGCATCTTCAGTCGGGTCTCTGAACATCTCCGTCACCAGCAGATCGTTGTCCTTCATCCTCAGAGGAAACTTCTGTACGTCTAACAAGCgcaaaacaaaagaattatGAGCAGCAATGACTTTACAGTTTGAAGATGACCAACAGGTCACAAGTTTCACTGGTCCCAACCATCGGAGAGAcgctgtctgtttttaaaaaccaaTGAATGAGACCTATATAGTAGATGGAGCCGTTGTTGCCACCCAGGATGAGGAAGGAGCCGGCGGTGTCGTAGCTGCTGATGGGAACCACGTCCTGATTCTGTGCAGagcaacacaacacactgaTTTAGTGTCTGTCGCCTCACTGCAGCAACAGTTTTATGGATCAGACTTGCTGCACAACGGaatgtctctctctcacctGCCAGTGTTTGGTGACGGCGTTCCAAACCCCAACCTTCCCTGTGTGGCTGGTAGCGATCAACTGATTACCAACAAAGAAGAGAGCCTCCACAGGGACATTCAGACTGAAGACGCCTGCAGAGACGAGAATTCAGACACCAGTTTTGTTTCTGACAAGAACATTTATAGAAAATTCTACAGCCACAGATTTATAGTAACGCAGTAGCTGTGAACCTGCACAGATCACTCTTAAAATATGGCTGATGTATTTATCAATCTTCTGTTTGCCTTGAtgtaatttctttaatttaccTCCTCTTCAGGAACAGATGTTCTTACAATGGATTTAACATCATTTGGTCATGAAAAAGGAATGGCTGGTCATCAAGAAAAGGCTGACATAGAAACCAGTACCAATCTCATTTCCGTTGCCGTCTGGGCAGATGGCCCACAGGATGATCTCTGTTGCTGAGGCGACGGCTACCATCTTGTCGTTGTCTCCCAGGGAGCCGGCCATCACCTTGGCGTTGAGTGCGACTCTATCAATCACCCAATCCAGACGAGGAGACGTGAAGACCTGCTGCCACCCAGTCGACTCCTTCACCCTGAGGGAGAGTCAGAAGCTGAGGTCATGTCCAAATGTTCAGAATACAGTGTTAATCTCTAACATGTcctgatcactggttgtggaacTGTTTACCTGTAGCAGACGACAAACTGTGCGTAGGCCACAGCGATCCAGTTGTGATGACCGCAGATGATCCGAACCAGACCGGGATCAGAGAACTGACCTACCAACATATTTGTAATTTCTTTGTGGTCATAAAGCTTCACAAAACACTCTGTTGATGGTTTGTAATCCACAGATTTTATGTGTTTACCTCCAGCTGTCCTCTCCTCAACGTTCGGCCTGCCGAGTATCCCAGAATTCCCCAGGTTGGGGTGGCATTGTGTTGCTGCGTCTGACTGGTGCCCTCTCTGCAGAGATGACTCTACCTGCCATGAACTGCGATCCGGCTACGCTGTGACGATTGCGTCGCTTCGCTGGGTAGACTGTGATgatagagacaggaagtgaggaccCGACTCAGGGGCTGCAGGTGTTTCAGTGACTCACACTGGTTTATTGATCCTCAAGTCAGGCCTGCAAATTGATTCTCAGACCGAGCATAGAGGCTCAGGCATACCTGGTGGAGGTAAGTAGCCGTTAAACAGCACGTTTCCACAGGAGGATCGGTCCAGCTCGTCACACAGCTGCAGCTTACGCACTAAtaagaaacaaattaaatcaaattgctttctaaatttaaataattatgaaGTCGTGGTGGACAAAgtgctctgctctgattggaccaTGCAGCAGGTCTCACCCAGTGGAGTGATGCCGTAGAACTCGGCCTCGTGCATGAGCATGTGCACGTTGATGGAGCGGGGGTGCAGCTCTTTGGTCCGCAAGAAGTTAAGGATGGTGGCAAACAGAGACGGATCTCTGTCAATGAAGATCTACAGCAAGAAGGGAAGGACAGAAGGGTATCAGACAAACCTACAGAGGGTTGATTGTGATGTAATGAACAGACATCGTGATAAAGAACCAATGAACTCACAGCTCCAGTTTCATCTTTCAGAGTCGAGATCCGACCGCTCAATAGactgaagacaaaaacaaaacatccagCTGTtagtcaataaaacattttcaatggaGTTTGGaatctgaaatgttttgtgattGAATGTAGAAGGTGTGAGTTATCATTACCCACCTGGAGAAAAAGGAGTCAGGAACCCACGTCAGCGTCTGTCGTGAGGTGCTAAACCTGTGAACAAACTTTGTCAGCTTTTctcttgttgtgtgtgtttgctttggaTTATAATGCAAACATTCCAAATCTATAACCCACATAGAAGTTATACATTGAGCTGTACAGTACATCTGGATGAACCTTACCCAACTCTGGATGAAGGTCTGGTATTGCAGTGGTGGAAATATTTATATTAGTTTGTTCGTGATAAACAAGAGGTTAACTAATTTGCTGTAACTCTTATTATTATCGTATACTTTAAAAGGCACTAGTTAGCTTTTACTCCGTGttttctttaattgttttttttccacatgcaaGTCTAAGTCATAATAGTTTAATCTGTGCCGTACTTTACTATCCCGTAAAACACTTAAATCGAGTACAGCGATCTTCCCATGTTTCCATTGTCGGACACAAGGCAGCTTCTTACTTTCACTTCAATTTGGCCTTTCTATTACAagttttaaagttatttttattatgttaagggaatttttaaaagaactatgccgaacaaaacacaaacaatggcTCAAACCAGCCAGAATAGATGATGGCTacagctttttttattttttatgagtaACTTCAAACGTTTAAAGTATTGGGAACAACTACGTGTATAATTCTGTAATATCCTGATTCCTTATCGGGGTAGAATCccggtgggatttgaacccctgTCCTTTATGAGCAGCGCTCGGCTGCAGCTAGCCGGGGTTAGCCCAGCCGCTACAAACATCCTCCGGTTCCTCACCTCTTCCCTCCTACGTTCAGGTGGATGATGTCCCCGCTTCTCACCGCGGTCGACATGGTCGGAAGATTAGCCGCTCCGACACAAGAAAGACGCGTCACTTACTCCATTTTTGGATAAAAACTGTTTCTACTCCTGTTTAGAAGAAAACTTCCTGTCTCTCGCTGAGCTGCGCTCCGGATGTTGACCTGcccagtgacgtcacttccgaCGCGCATACTCACATCCTGTCCTGGCAGCTACCGCACGCGAGTGTTTGCTTTGTTAGGGCCGTGTCtggtattaatttttttttaaaattcattttattaattgatttatttgaaCGCTATAAACCTACAGTAAACAAAAGTTTTGGACACTATACAcagaataatttcatttaataccaataaaaaaatttttaaaaaagaagactgCTTTTCTCATAGGAGCATTTTTGTTgcacaaatatttcttttttcatttagaaATTTGGAACTATGGCACTATTCAGGAAGACGTAAGCGATATTTGCCTTTCTATAGTGGTTAAAATGGTGTTTAAACCTTACAAATATCAGTTTTATACCTATAAATGTAAAGACCTGTATTCATAATTTCAAGCTGCACAGTGTCAGATTGCGTCAAAACATGGTTTTGT contains:
- the shkbp1 gene encoding LOW QUALITY PROTEIN: SH3KBP1-binding protein 1 (The sequence of the model RefSeq protein was modified relative to this genomic sequence to represent the inferred CDS: inserted 1 base in 1 codon; deleted 4 bases in 4 codons) — translated: MSTAVRSGDIIHLNVGGKRFSTSRQTLTWVPDSFFSSLLSGRISTLKDETGAIFIDRDPSLFATILNFLRTKELHPRSINVHMLMHEAEFYGITPLVRKLQLCDELDRSSCGNVLFNGYLPPPVYPAKRRNRHSVAGSQFMAGRVISAERAPVRRSNTMPPNLGNSGILGRPNVEERTAGGQFSDPGLVRIICGHHNWIAVAYAQFVVCYRVKESTGWQQVFTSPRLDWVIDRVALNAKVMAGSLGDNDKMVAVASATEIILWAICPDGNGNEIGVFSLNVPVEALFFVGNQLIATSHTGKVGVWNAVTKHWQNQDVVPISSYDTAGSFLILGGNNGSIYYIDVQKFPLRMKDNDLLVTEMFRDPTEDAITALSVYLTPKSSDSGNWIEIAYGTSSGTVRVIVQHPETVGSGPQLFQTFSVHRSPVTKIMLSEKHLISVCADNNHVRTWTVTRFRGMISTQPGSTPLTSFKILSLDDVDGHGGCSAGTEIGPFGERDDQQVFIQRVVPDTDKLYVRLSSNGKRVCEVRSVDGTSITAFMVHECEGSSRIGSRPRRYLFSGHSNGSIQMWDLTTAMDIAGKVDIRALGGPTEXELLELLDQCDLALTRTPDSTPRASTCSLHSQLSDGFRMERLHSGGRGGSSTSGSSASLCGSLPRQGPPPLPLTKPIRDPSCSAGPGPQTLAIPTYMNTLQPQPERQIPARPDRDRDCGSLRRGSFVERCQELAKSSESAPGSGFGSLLGSEGARRSLAVCSELEARFGSRTPTTFSVSPAARNSPGNPSYLSSSSSHCRATPTSSSSPASPQTPAMSPSRSPAPVSPQRGAAASPPDAPASPESPAGPDSPAGGPPTSPKPHMNETSF